In a single window of the Halalkalicoccus subterraneus genome:
- a CDS encoding alkaline phosphatase PhoX yields MKTSIAATLGASVTGVASAKHLEEVEESDTTGAPSVKGNLKRFSTTAYGAEVTGPFVFEDGGLLYSLQHPSEENPEPFNRAGVGYFSGFQFDLSGDNNDFTEVSTPQTRDEQGIVRSGNGEYILLAQARESINGGTERLGVTQTPDGTAITMDEFSGTQYGAAATNPDCNQFVATNDEGTEGYLFTNWENSPGNVSRVPISQSDDGEWEADLENAINLANTEPLRDLGGTRINCYGNLTPWNTMVSSEENYAHPRVSLTHTVSDIIDTGSGKGIIGAGQFWNRPNPSEIVDAIEEYYDESFIPQGDWALTGVEFLAYYLGAEPVDQADNETNDTTPIGDVYPNPYRYGYHVDYRKPTAAVPEPIKYYVMGRASWEAPDFLGDERTVYGCSDGDSKGIYKFVADEPIPSYEDPMDLEGTLYAPKITNDKASVADSDERNSPADVNLEIKWMELGHARNAEIEQWIATYDDVTQLHYLETHAETDWRDDLDTALEEADCEVIENGNQNYITNEEIVEWADQWNENGPRGVDEGLRKVPFLETRAAAKEIGASIEFNKAEGVDSIDGSGPGDFVYFGISEFNDDMADDTGDLQMDRVDGGVVYRGEIELDYNVSTLEPVIVGPDFTDPPADADDALRNVDNVYVMDDGRVLCCEDGFGGPARSYPNDGLYVYQPNVLVDVESINVNLDDTARADLTASFLPAGVSGGRVTVSVSDPAVVSIADVSFPDELTDTASSISKDMSTVTVRFADVGQNFQPGAMNVVLASLDLEAESTGTTELTVEVNRLDDDDGDVIDAEARSGTILTGPLAVEGDDAPTDPDDDGRYEDVNGDGEVDDEDVDTLFDNFCTESVRENEEAYDFNENGRLDYDDVVSLSEELD; encoded by the coding sequence ATGAAAACATCGATCGCAGCCACACTCGGTGCCAGCGTAACCGGTGTAGCAAGCGCAAAACATTTGGAGGAAGTTGAGGAGTCAGACACTACCGGCGCGCCGAGTGTCAAGGGGAACCTCAAGCGATTCTCGACAACGGCGTATGGAGCTGAGGTGACCGGCCCATTCGTCTTCGAAGACGGAGGACTACTCTACAGTCTCCAGCATCCAAGCGAGGAGAATCCTGAGCCGTTCAACCGTGCCGGCGTAGGCTACTTCAGTGGTTTTCAGTTTGACCTAAGCGGTGACAATAACGACTTCACCGAAGTATCGACACCGCAGACGAGGGACGAACAGGGTATCGTTCGCTCGGGCAATGGCGAATACATACTGCTCGCGCAGGCAAGAGAGTCGATAAACGGTGGGACAGAGCGCCTCGGTGTCACCCAGACACCTGACGGGACCGCCATCACGATGGACGAGTTTTCGGGTACCCAATATGGTGCCGCCGCGACCAATCCCGACTGTAATCAGTTTGTCGCAACGAACGATGAGGGCACCGAAGGATACCTCTTTACGAACTGGGAGAACAGTCCCGGCAATGTTTCGCGGGTCCCGATCAGTCAATCCGATGACGGCGAGTGGGAAGCCGACTTAGAAAACGCGATCAACCTCGCGAACACCGAGCCGCTTCGCGACCTCGGCGGCACGCGAATCAACTGCTACGGCAACCTCACGCCGTGGAACACGATGGTTTCCTCGGAAGAGAATTATGCGCATCCACGCGTTTCGCTGACACACACGGTGAGCGACATCATCGACACCGGTTCCGGCAAGGGGATTATTGGTGCCGGTCAATTCTGGAATCGGCCGAATCCGAGCGAGATCGTCGACGCGATCGAAGAATACTATGATGAGTCGTTTATCCCCCAGGGAGACTGGGCACTGACGGGTGTCGAGTTCCTCGCGTACTACCTCGGCGCCGAGCCAGTCGATCAAGCAGACAACGAGACGAATGACACGACTCCGATTGGCGATGTCTATCCGAACCCGTATCGCTATGGCTACCACGTCGACTACCGCAAGCCGACAGCGGCTGTGCCTGAACCGATCAAGTACTACGTGATGGGCCGCGCATCCTGGGAAGCACCGGATTTCTTGGGCGATGAGCGGACCGTCTATGGCTGTTCGGACGGCGACAGCAAGGGCATCTACAAATTCGTCGCCGACGAGCCGATCCCGAGCTATGAGGACCCAATGGATCTCGAGGGAACCCTCTATGCCCCCAAGATTACTAATGACAAGGCGTCTGTCGCCGACTCGGATGAGCGAAACTCCCCTGCGGATGTGAACCTCGAGATCAAGTGGATGGAACTCGGTCACGCGAGAAACGCCGAGATCGAGCAATGGATCGCTACCTACGACGACGTCACTCAGCTACACTACCTCGAAACCCACGCCGAGACCGACTGGCGAGATGATCTCGACACGGCGCTCGAAGAGGCCGACTGCGAGGTTATCGAAAACGGCAACCAGAACTATATTACCAACGAGGAGATCGTCGAGTGGGCCGATCAGTGGAACGAAAATGGGCCACGGGGTGTCGACGAGGGCCTCCGCAAAGTGCCGTTCCTTGAGACCCGTGCAGCCGCGAAAGAGATCGGCGCGTCGATTGAGTTCAACAAGGCCGAGGGCGTCGACAGTATCGACGGTTCCGGCCCGGGCGACTTCGTCTATTTCGGTATCTCTGAGTTCAATGACGACATGGCCGATGACACGGGTGACCTCCAGATGGATCGTGTCGATGGGGGTGTCGTCTACCGCGGAGAAATCGAACTCGACTACAATGTCTCGACGCTCGAACCGGTTATCGTCGGCCCTGATTTCACTGATCCACCCGCTGATGCCGACGATGCGCTTCGCAACGTCGACAACGTCTACGTGATGGATGACGGCCGCGTCCTCTGCTGTGAGGACGGCTTTGGCGGTCCTGCCCGATCTTACCCCAACGATGGGCTGTACGTCTACCAGCCGAACGTCTTGGTCGACGTAGAGTCAATAAACGTGAATCTCGACGACACCGCGAGAGCGGATCTGACAGCATCGTTCCTACCGGCTGGCGTTTCTGGCGGTCGAGTTACCGTTTCCGTCTCTGACCCGGCAGTAGTGTCGATCGCAGATGTTTCGTTCCCAGATGAACTAACGGATACGGCGAGTTCGATCTCCAAGGATATGTCGACGGTAACGGTCCGGTTTGCCGATGTAGGACAGAACTTCCAACCTGGCGCAATGAACGTCGTTCTCGCGTCGCTTGACCTAGAGGCCGAGAGTACGGGAACGACCGAACTTACAGTTGAGGTCAACCGACTAGACGACGATGACGGCGACGTAATCGACGCTGAGGCCCGGTCGGGAACGATTCTGACTGGTCCGTTGGCGGTCGAGGGAGATGACGCGCCTACCGATCCTGACGACGACGGTCGCTACGAGGATGTCAACGGTGACGGTGAAGTGGACGATGAAGACGTCGACACGCTGTTTGATAACTTCTGTACAGAGAGCGTCCGCGAGAATGAGGAAGCGTACGACTTCAACGAGAACGGGCGCCTTGACTACGACGATGTCGTGAGTCTCTCGGAGGAGCTCGACTGA
- a CDS encoding ArnT family glycosyltransferase yields the protein MSIAVIGAYVFVYTVGYHPLIRWDEAIYANVAWQMVETGNWLIPQLYFHPQQPGIELQPFLEKPPLVFWLQAISIKLFNDTRFAIRLPVATLAILSGMLTYWFGKQLSDRKSGLVATTIIFTSPLIVIGSHGGRTGSTDVPLLFFGTLFVYLTWTTLTNRRSERLPLIGIAAGLALLSKGFNAGIFVIAVAPVALYYIRDFVTREGVTLIGVTAAIALPWPLYAWFRYGNEFIQQIFLTQVVGRATGNAFVTQSGTLFSFMRYPYFREFPTFFDPWVYLLFPALAAGLLYAWSQDELEKPLFLVWWATTTFVFFVITGNHGWYIMPMLVPCALIIGYAVSAADRQYKPAIFALVGGGLLMLWSTGVTLETVAVVLGIVLVVLGGFSGSSINARLTNSNPIVGYILPVMAIALLVGALVGGVPLEHEAPQYNHEEQFGQAVANEVPEGSVVGVEPLGANLWRASFYAQRPLTSAPPADLQSDLSLTYAIVSNDTLSELDRDHRILAEWQNVRLIRFSESRTTVSEESDG from the coding sequence TTGAGTATCGCCGTGATCGGCGCGTATGTATTCGTCTATACAGTGGGCTACCATCCGCTTATCAGATGGGACGAAGCGATCTACGCGAACGTTGCGTGGCAGATGGTCGAGACAGGTAATTGGCTCATCCCCCAGCTATATTTCCATCCTCAACAACCAGGGATTGAACTCCAGCCATTCCTTGAAAAGCCGCCCTTAGTGTTCTGGCTGCAAGCGATATCTATCAAACTGTTCAATGATACGCGATTTGCGATCCGATTACCGGTTGCGACGTTGGCAATTCTCTCAGGAATGCTTACTTACTGGTTCGGAAAACAGCTATCGGATAGAAAGTCAGGATTGGTCGCAACAACCATCATTTTTACATCACCACTGATCGTTATCGGATCACACGGTGGACGGACTGGTAGTACTGATGTCCCCTTACTGTTCTTCGGTACTCTGTTCGTATACCTGACTTGGACGACACTCACGAACCGACGTTCCGAGCGATTGCCTCTCATCGGAATTGCAGCAGGATTAGCGCTCCTTTCGAAGGGATTTAATGCAGGTATATTCGTGATCGCAGTGGCTCCAGTGGCACTCTATTATATTCGGGATTTCGTTACCCGAGAAGGAGTGACACTGATCGGGGTGACCGCGGCCATTGCACTGCCATGGCCACTGTATGCATGGTTCAGATATGGGAACGAATTCATCCAGCAGATCTTTCTGACGCAGGTCGTGGGTCGAGCTACGGGAAATGCATTCGTCACCCAATCAGGGACGCTCTTTTCGTTCATGCGATATCCGTATTTCCGAGAATTTCCCACGTTTTTTGATCCATGGGTCTACCTGCTCTTCCCGGCACTTGCTGCTGGCCTCTTATACGCGTGGTCCCAGGACGAACTCGAGAAACCGCTGTTTCTAGTATGGTGGGCTACCACGACGTTCGTCTTCTTTGTCATCACCGGGAACCACGGTTGGTATATCATGCCGATGCTAGTCCCTTGCGCATTGATAATCGGGTATGCGGTTAGCGCCGCAGATCGTCAATACAAGCCGGCGATTTTTGCGCTTGTCGGCGGAGGGTTACTGATGCTCTGGAGCACTGGTGTGACTCTCGAGACCGTTGCAGTCGTTCTTGGAATAGTTTTGGTTGTTCTTGGTGGTTTCAGTGGGTCGTCTATCAATGCAAGATTGACGAATTCTAATCCTATCGTAGGGTATATTCTTCCAGTTATGGCGATCGCCTTGCTGGTCGGTGCGCTTGTTGGAGGTGTCCCACTGGAGCATGAGGCACCACAATATAATCACGAAGAACAGTTCGGACAGGCTGTCGCAAACGAAGTTCCGGAAGGTTCTGTCGTCGGAGTCGAACCTCTTGGGGCGAACCTATGGCGGGCTTCGTTCTATGCTCAACGACCGCTAACGAGTGCCCCTCCTGCGGACCTGCAAAGTGACTTGAGTCTTACCTATGCAATCGTATCCAACGACACTCTATCGGAACTCGATCGAGATCATAGGATCCTTGCTGAATGGCAGAATGTTAGATTGATAAGGTTTTCTGAGTCTCGAACAACTGTATCGGAGGAATCGGACGGATAA
- a CDS encoding GtrA family protein — MTTESKIDALLHRARISQFVSVGIVGATIETIIVAILTTTIGFGPLAAKAVGAEMSISTMFVVNDRWTFANEGRIGAIASGRRWIKSHMVRAVGLMIAFLVLYCLTNVIEVSLELRGIDLWPTVANMIGIGAGMVVNYVAESLYTWRVMAENI, encoded by the coding sequence ATGACGACTGAATCAAAAATTGATGCGCTCCTTCATCGAGCACGAATCAGCCAATTTGTCTCCGTCGGCATCGTCGGAGCGACGATCGAAACGATTATCGTTGCAATACTGACGACGACCATCGGTTTCGGGCCACTCGCCGCGAAAGCGGTCGGCGCAGAGATGTCTATCTCGACTATGTTTGTTGTCAACGACCGGTGGACGTTCGCCAACGAAGGTCGGATCGGTGCGATCGCATCCGGCCGGCGGTGGATAAAGTCGCATATGGTCCGCGCGGTCGGACTCATGATCGCGTTTTTGGTACTCTATTGTTTGACAAACGTCATAGAAGTCTCACTCGAACTCCGGGGGATTGACTTGTGGCCGACGGTTGCAAACATGATTGGGATCGGCGCTGGAATGGTCGTCAACTATGTCGCAGAGAGTCTGTATACCTGGCGAGTTATGGCTGAAAATATATGA
- a CDS encoding glycosyltransferase, which yields MTTDPSIGIIIPAYDPDILTLEHYIERIRHILTPEIIRVEIDAPKQAHVDRLKDVADVVNVSTNRRGKGGAIMEGFDAVETDVLAFADADGSIPAASLNNVVRHVSDSRTDVSIGSRRHPASHIIAHQTTIRRFLGDVFAFAARKLLPTQCRDYQCGAKAVRAEAWNSIGHHCYEAGFAWDLEFVSVAGSLGYDIAEVPVDWKDHPDSTVNPVSTALELATALFDVKRRTDAIATSPRFRNITKTNHSTLTKAGFDSEDDD from the coding sequence ATGACAACTGACCCATCGATCGGTATTATCATCCCTGCATACGATCCAGATATTCTAACCCTCGAACACTATATCGAACGAATTCGCCACATACTCACTCCAGAGATCATTCGCGTTGAAATAGACGCCCCCAAACAGGCGCACGTCGACCGGCTTAAAGACGTGGCCGATGTCGTCAACGTTTCGACCAACCGGCGCGGAAAGGGCGGCGCGATCATGGAAGGATTCGACGCAGTAGAAACGGATGTACTCGCCTTTGCTGATGCGGACGGATCTATTCCAGCAGCATCACTAAATAATGTTGTTCGACATGTCAGCGATTCCCGAACCGATGTGAGCATTGGGTCTCGTCGCCATCCCGCCTCACACATCATTGCCCACCAGACCACTATCCGCCGATTTCTCGGCGATGTGTTCGCATTCGCCGCTCGAAAACTGCTTCCAACACAGTGTCGGGACTATCAGTGTGGAGCGAAGGCCGTCCGCGCGGAAGCGTGGAACTCTATCGGGCATCATTGCTATGAGGCCGGGTTCGCCTGGGATTTGGAGTTTGTAAGCGTCGCCGGATCACTTGGGTATGATATAGCTGAGGTTCCCGTCGACTGGAAAGACCACCCTGACTCAACAGTTAATCCAGTCTCGACAGCACTCGAGCTGGCGACAGCGCTCTTCGATGTCAAGCGACGGACCGACGCGATCGCAACAAGTCCACGGTTCCGGAACATCACGAAAACCAACCATTCGACACTAACGAAAGCCGGATTTGATAGCGAAGATGACGACTGA
- a CDS encoding ferredoxin--NADP reductase encodes MSFEATITSIHQMTPQVKQFVVEADEPFEFEPGQHTTVQFEQDDPDEDEDQEVVRPYTATNTPGSNKITLAIKRYDDGTASVYMHERKTGDTITLGDLGGNLTLQDMDRDVVFVSTGTGITPMIAMLKQYLEVGGGEVHFFYGEKNQENIMYRETLDQLSTEYSQLSVVYSLSDEDWDGPTGHVQEHLNDRLDGLDRDFYVCGVPQMVVDTKEHLDELGVPDERIFSEGWEDGEVEN; translated from the coding sequence ATGTCGTTCGAAGCGACGATCACATCGATCCACCAGATGACCCCACAGGTAAAACAGTTCGTCGTTGAAGCCGACGAGCCCTTTGAATTCGAACCCGGACAGCATACGACAGTCCAGTTTGAACAGGACGACCCTGATGAGGACGAGGACCAGGAGGTCGTCCGGCCATACACCGCCACCAATACGCCGGGCAGCAACAAAATCACGCTCGCCATTAAACGCTATGACGACGGAACCGCCTCAGTGTATATGCATGAGCGCAAAACCGGCGACACGATAACTCTTGGCGACCTCGGAGGAAATCTCACCCTGCAGGATATGGATAGAGACGTCGTGTTCGTCTCGACAGGGACGGGGATCACGCCAATGATCGCGATGCTCAAACAGTATCTCGAGGTCGGGGGTGGTGAGGTTCATTTCTTCTACGGCGAGAAAAACCAAGAGAACATCATGTACCGTGAAACCCTCGATCAGCTCTCTACTGAGTACAGTCAACTCTCGGTAGTCTACTCGCTTTCCGACGAGGACTGGGATGGCCCAACCGGACACGTACAAGAACACCTCAACGACCGTCTCGACGGGCTTGACAGGGATTTCTACGTCTGTGGCGTCCCGCAGATGGTCGTCGACACCAAGGAGCATCTCGATGAGTTGGGAGTTCCCGACGAGCGCATATTCTCCGAAGGATGGGAAGATGGCGAGGTCGAGAACTGA
- a CDS encoding iron chaperone: protein MSTPKNVDSYIANAGTEARPTLEQLRELIKSAVPEAEEGIRYNVPFYTFHGTHVDRWNSSPALLCLDFPQTCHLGDLPSVIPICRSKRRSHRSTR from the coding sequence ATGTCAACGCCAAAAAACGTCGATTCATACATTGCCAATGCGGGCACCGAAGCCCGTCCGACGCTCGAACAACTTCGTGAGCTAATCAAGTCGGCCGTTCCAGAAGCAGAAGAAGGCATCCGCTATAACGTGCCGTTCTATACCTTCCACGGCACTCACGTTGATAGATGGAATAGTTCTCCAGCGTTGCTCTGTCTCGATTTTCCGCAAACCTGCCACTTAGGAGACTTGCCATCGGTTATCCCCATATGTCGTTCGAAGCGACGATCACATCGATCCACCAGATGA